TCTATATGTCCGGCAGGCATTTCCCAAGTTTCTCGTAAGCAATGTCTTACAAATACCCAATTGTTTTGGTATTTTGAACAAATAATAGAGTATTTTAAATTATTTTCTGATATACTTAAAGGGGCTAAAAACTTAACTATTGGTGCATTCATGATTTTACTCTGATGTTGATTTTCCTTTGTACATGTTGCTAAACGATCCTTCAATGGGTTCCCACAATTCAATTTTATTACCTTCAGGGTCAAGAATCCATCCGAATTTACCATATTCGAATTCCTGCATTTCTCCAACAATTTCAACACCTTCTTCTTTCAAAACTTTTAGCAATTCTTCCAGATTTTCTACTCTGTAATTAAACATGAAATCCTTTTGCGAAGGTTGAAAGTATTCGGTTTTTTCTTCAAATGGAGACCAAATTGTAAATCCCGTTTCTTCAGGTTTGCTTGTCTTTCTCCATTCAAACATACCTCCATATTCATCAGGGCACTGAATGCCTAAATGCTTGTTGTACCATTCTCTGCTAGCTTTCGGATCTTTGCTCTTGAAAAAGATACCACCTATTCCTGTTACGCGTTTTTTCATTTACATCTTTTTTTTATTTAGTATTCTAATTTACTAATTTATTTGTTCTCTTATTAATCATTAAAATATTATTTATACATTTGAGCCATAACAGAACAGAACACGTAATTCATATTGTGCATGAAGGCTTTTAATTTTACCCCCGATAGTAATTCCCCAGTACCAAAGTTCCAACAGTTAATTCAGGCGTTTCAGGATGCTATCAGTCAAAAGATATTAAAGTCTGGCGATGTATTGCCTTCTGTTAATCAGATGTGTAAGGAATGTTCGCTTTCGCGCGATACCGTTTTTAAAGCTTACGCTGAGTTAAAAAAGAGGAATGTAATAGAATCGGTTCCCAATAAAGGATATTTTGTGGCTGGTGAAATTACCAGAGTATTCTTGTTTTTAGACACTTTTAAAGCTTACAAAGAGGTTTTGTACGATAGTTTCCGAAAAAATCTTCCTGATAATGTGACTGTTGATTTGCATTTTCATCATTATAATATTGATGTTTTTAAAAATTTGCTTCGCGAGAGTGCAGGTAAATACAGCAAATATATAATTATGAGTTTCGATAATTCAGAGGTTGCTCATACACTAAAACAACTCGATCCGAAAAAGTTATTAATAGTAGATTGGAACATAAATGCAGAGGATAAGCATTTGCAAATTTATCAGGATTTTGGGCAATCGGTGCAGGATGCTTTGCAAACAGGCTTAGAGAAAATCAATAAATACGAACATTTTTGTTTTGTTTATCCCGATTACACCTATCATCCTTACGAAACGGTAGAGTTTTTTCTTCGTTTTTGCAAAGCTAATGGAATAAAACATTCAATTGTAACCGATTCCGATGCAATAGATGTTAAAAAGAAAACAGTTTATTTATCGGTTAGCGATAGGGCTATGGTTAAGATTCTTGATAAAGCACGAGAGAAAAAATTAGAGTTTGGTAAAGATATTGGCTTAATATCCTATAACGAAACGCCCATGAAAAAGTATATCGATAAGGGAATTACTGTACTTTCTACCGATTTTTATTTAATGGGAAAAAAAATGGCAGAATTTATAACAGGCTCTAATGCCGAGTCTTACTGTGTTTCTACAAGATTGATTGAAAGAAATTCTCTATAATTTTTTAAGCTATGTTTTTTTATTAAAAAAACATTTATACATTTGTCAGAACAGAACAGAGCAGAACGGAATTAAAAACAATAAAATGTATTTACTTGGATTAGATATAGGAAGTTCATCAGTTAAAGCATCCTTATTAGATGCTGAGACCAGCAAGTGTCTTGCAACTGATTTTTTTCCAAAAAAAGAAATGGCAATTACAGCTCACGAATTAGGTTGGGCTGAACAAGATCCACAAATGTGGTGGGATAATCTTAAACAAGCCATTAAGAGTGTAATGCAAACTGCAAACATAGATAAGGAAATGGTTAAAGCCATTGGTATTTCTTATCAAATGCATGGTTTAGTTTGTGTTGATAAAGATTTACAGCCAGTACGTTCTTCAATTATTTGGTGCGATAGCCGTGCTGTTTCATTAGGCGATAAGGCTTTTTCCGAAATAGGAAAAGATAAATGTCTTTCTCATTTATTAAATTCACCAGGAAATTTTACAGCAAGTAAACTGGCTTGGGTAAAAGAAAATGAACCCGATACTTATAATAAAATATATAAAATAATGTTGCCTGGCGATTTTATAGCTTTGAAATTAACTGGCGATGTTTGTACTACGGTTTCGGGTTTATCGGAAGGAATTTTCTGGGATTTTAAAAATCAGACCATTTCTGAAGATGTGTTGAATCAGTATGGTATTAGTAAAGATTTACTTCCAAATATTGTAGATACTTTCTCGAATCAGGGACAAGTTCTTCCTGAAATTGCTGAGGAACTAGGATTTTCAAGTACTGCTATAGTTTCTTATCGTGCCGGAGATCAGCCTAATAATGCATTATCTTTAAATGTGCTAAAACCAGGTGAAGTTGCAACAACAGCGGGAACTTCGGGTGTAGTTTATGGGCTAAGCGATGAGATTAAATATGATCCGTTTTCGAGAGTAAACTCTTTTGCTCATGTAAATCATAGCAATACTAATAACCGATTAGGAATTCTTTTGTGTATTAATGGAACCGGAATTATGAATTCTTGGTTAAACCATAATGTTGCTAAAGGATTAAGTTATGCCCAAATGAACGAAAAGGCAATGGAGATTCCTGTAGGAGCTGATGGAATTACAATACTCCCTTTTGGTAATGGTGCCGAGCGAGTTTTAAATAACCGTGAAGTTGGAGCTCAAATTTTAAATTTAAACCTTAACCGACATACCGACGCTCATATTTACAGAGCTGCTCAGGAAGGAATAGCATTTTCGTTCTTTTATGGAATGGAAGTAATGAAAGAAATTGGTGTGAAGACTAAAGTAATTCGTGCTGGTCATGCAAACATGTTTCTGAGCCCATTGTTCAGAGAAACATTATCTACCGTTTCGGGAGCTACAATTGAGCTTTACGATACCGACGGAGCCTTAGGTGCTGCGCGTGGAGCTGGATATGGAGCCGAAATTTATTCATCATTAGAAGAGGCTTTTTCAGGTTTAGAAAAAATAAGTACCATAAAACCAGATGAAAAAATTCGGGAAGAAATGCAGGAAGCTTATATGCGCTGGACCAAAGAGTTGCAAAAGAATTTATAGAGATAAAAAAACAATTATAATTTAATAAGATAGAATATCATGACTATTTTAAAAGGAGACAAAGAGTATTTTCCAGGAATTGGAAAAATAGCTTACGAAGGACCAGAATCAAAAAATCCATTAGCATTTAGATGGTACGATGAAAATCGTGTTATTGCAGGTAAAACAATGAAAGAGCATTTGCGTTTTGCAGTAGCTTACTGGCACACATTCTGCGGAGATGGTGGAGATCCATTCGGACCAGGATCTCAAAAATTTCCATGGGGAACAGAAGCCAATGCTATTGATGCTGCAAAATCTAAAATGGATGCTGCTTTTGAGTTCATTACTAAGTTGGGAGCTCCTTTTTACTGTTTTCACGATGTTGATGTTGTAGGTGATGCTTCTGTTTTCGAAATAGAGAAGAGATTAGCTACCATGGTCGATTATGCCAAGCAAAAGCAAGCCGATTCGGGTGTTAAATTGTTATGGGGTACTGCAAATGTATTTTCTAATCCCCGCTATATGAATGGTGCTTCTACAAATCCTGATTTTAATGTAGTGGCTAACGCTGGTACTCAGGTTAAGAATGCACTAGATGCAACAATCGCTTTGGGCGGTACAGGTTATGTATTTTGGGGAGGTCGCGAAGGTTATATGTCTCTTTTAAATACAAACATGAAAGAGGAGTTGGATCACATGGCACAATTTCTTACTATGGCTCGCGATTATGGTCGCAAGAATGGTTTTACAGGAACTTTCCTAATTGAGCCTAAGCCAATGGAGCCATCGAAACATCAGTACGATTTCGATTCGGCTACCGTAATGGGATTTTTAAATAAATATGGTTTGGCCGATGATTTTAAAATTAATGTAGAGGTAAATCACGCAACTTTGGCAGGACATACTTTTGCGCACGAATTACAAACTTGCGTTGATAATAATATGTTAGGAAGTATTGATGCTAACAAAGGTGATTACCAAAATGGATGGGATACAGATGAATTCCCAACTAGCATTTACGAAACTGTTGAGGCTATGTTGCCAATTCTTGAAAATGATGGTTTTACGCATGGCGGAATTAATTTCGATGCTAAAACTCGTCGTAACTCAACCGATTTAGAAGATATTTTTATGGCACATATTGGAGGTATGGATGTATTTGCCCGCGCTTTGGTTATTGCCGATAAAATTAGAACAGAGTCTCCATATTTACAATTGAAAAAGGATCGCTATGCATCTTTCGCTTCTGGTAAGGGAAAAGCATTTGCAAACGGAGAGCTTTCTCTTGAAGATCTTAGAAATATTGCTAAAGAAGTTGGTGAACCAGCTCAAATTAGTGGAAAACAAGAAATGTTAGAACAATTAATAAATTGGTATATTTAACACCTAATACAAACTCCTGCAGAATAATTTGCAGGAGTTCACTTTTAATTCCAAACCCATGACTCAAACCCAATCAAAAGGGAGCTTATTGTTTATAATAGGAATTACTTTAGTGGCTACACTAGGGGGATTGCTATTTGGTTACGATACTGCCGTAATTAGTGGTGCTACTGAAGCTCTAAAAGTATTTTTTGTTACTCCATTAGAATCCGATAGTGCTCTCGCATTGCAAGTTCTAGTAGAATATAAGCTTATTATTTCTCTTTGTTTTATTATTGTTTCCTTGTTGGTTTCCAGTTTCATGTTTCGCATGTATGGAAAACAAAAAGGGATTATTTATAGTGCAATTGTAATTTTTGTAGGCATTATAATTTGGTATACTCAATTTTGGATATCCGTAAATGAACTAACCGAAAATACCTTGAATTCTATTAATGGATTCACCATTTCCAGTGCTATTATTGGTTGTGTAATTGGTGGTTCTATATGTGGTACTATTAGTCAGAAACTAGGAAGGAAAAGAGGATTGATTTTGGCTGCAGTTCTATTTACAATTTCAGCAATTGGTTCATCAGTTCCCGAAATGTTGAATTTTTTCGGAACCAGTACCATTAGTGCATTTATTTTTTATCGTATTGTAGGTGGTATTGGAGTAGGAATCGCATCTATGCTTTCACCAATGTATATCGCCGAAATTGCACCTGCAAAATATCGTGGAACATTAGTTTCTGCTAATCAGTTTGCAATTGTATTTGGTATGTTGGTGGTTTATTTTGTGAATTATGCTATTTCTTTAACTGGTGATATTAATTGGTTGAATGAAACTGGATGGAGATACATGTTTGCATCTGAAACTATTCCTGCACTTCTGTTTTTAGTGATGTTATATTTTGTTCCTGAATCGCCACGATATTTAATTATGAAATCGCGAGAAAAGGAAGCTGAAAATATATTGAATAAAATAGTAGGAACAATTAAAGCTCCTCAGTTAATGACTGATATTAAAGAGTCATTAAAAGAAAATAACGCTCCATGGTTATCCTTTGGAGGTTTAATTATAGTAATAGGAATTTTGCTATCCGTATTTCAGCAATTTGTAGGAATTAATGTAGTCTTGTATTATGCTGCTGAGATATTTAGAAATATGGGTAACAGTACAGATACATCATTACTTCAAACAATTTTAGTTGGAGCAATTAACTTGATATTTACTGTACTTGCCATTTTTACAGTCGATAAATTTGGTCGTAAACCATTAATGATTATTGGTGGTGTAGGAATGGGAATTTGTATGTTTGCCCTAGGAACTGCTTTTTATATGGAACAATTGGGCTTAGTTGCTTTGTTCGCTATGCTTGGATATGTTGCATTCTTTGCAATGTCTTGGGGACCAGTTACCTGGGTTCTTCTGTCTGAAATATTCCCAAATTCTATTCGTAGCGCCATGTCTTTGGCTGTTGCGGCTCAGTGGATGGCAAATATGATGGTTTCATGGACATTTCCAATGATGAATGATAATTCGTGGCTAACAGGCATGTTTAATCATGGATTTTCGTATTGGATTTATGGCGCAATGGGAATATTATCGGCATTATTTGTTTGGAAAATAGTTCCCGAAACCAAAGGAAAGTCTTTAGAAGACATGCAAAAGCTTTGGAAAAAATAAAATTGTTAGTTAGTAGTTACATATTTTATTCATTATCATTTAATTAATAGATAAGTTGGTGGGTTTTATTGGTTTAAGATAATGGATAATTTAAAGGATCGGCTTTGCTGGTCCTTTTTTTGTTTTCCCTTACCAAAGGTATAGTCAATCAACTTTCTTTTCCCTATATTTGGTGCAAATTATCACCAAAAGCCAAATTTTAATTTATTATTTCTGTGTTTTAAATATGCAGAAATTAAATCAGTAATTATTATGAGATTATTAGCCGTTTGTTTGGCAATGATTGGTCTTTTTGCTTGTAGTGATAAGCAAGCAAAAAGCAAAAAGAACTTAACCCAATATGTAAATCCCTTTGTAGGTACCGATGGACCTGGAAATACTTACCCAGGTGCAGTTGCTCCTTTTGGTATGGTTCAGTTGAGTCCCGATAACGGATTGCCAGGTTGGGATAGAATTGCAGGCTATTTTTGGCCCGATTCTACAATTGCAGGTTTCAGTCATACACATTTAAGTGGTACCGGAGCAGGCGATATGTACGATATTTTGATAATGCCAATGAATAGCCGTTTTACAGAAAGTTTAACGTCAGAGGGTGATTATCGTCCGTATTCAAAATTTTCACATGATAGAGAAGAAGCTTCGCCAGGATATTATAAAGTAGACCTGTTAAGCTCTGGTATTACAGCCGAATTAACCACAAGCAAACGTGTAGGTTTCCACCGATATACTTTTCCTAAAGATTCAGCATCTAAAATTATATTAGATCTGGGATATAAATTAAACTGGGATAATCCTTACGATACCAAAATCATAATTGAAAATGATTCTACCATTTCCGGATATCGAAAGTCGAACGGATGGGCAAGAGATCAGCATGTTTATTTTACAGCTCAATTCTCAAAAGCTTTTAAAAATATACACTTGTTCGAAGGCGAAAGCAAAGCTTATGGAGAAAATGTAAATGCAGCAAAAACCAAATTTGTTGCAGAATTTCCAACATCCGATAAGGAGCAAATATTAATAAAAGTTGCACTTTCGTCGGCTTCTATTGTTGGAGCTAAAAAGAATTTAAATGCAGAATTAAATTCATGGGATTTTAATGCTGCAGTTGATCAGGCAGATCAGGAATGGGAAAAATTACTGGCGCAAATTGAAATTGAAGGAAGCGAATATCAGAAAGAATTATTCTATACTAATCTATATCATATTTATCTTACGCCAAGTTTACATTCAGATATTGATGGAATGCACAAAGGTGCCGATGGTAAATATCACAAAGCCGAAGGATTTGATCGTTACGATACCTTTTCCTTGTGGGATACCTATCGTGCAGCTCATCCTTTATACACAATTCTTTGTCCTGATAAAGTTGAGGATTTTGTAAAATCATTTTTGGCTCATTACGATGAAACATCTTTATTGCCTGTATGGTCGATGGCTGGTAACGAAACCAACATGATGATAGGTTATCATGCCGTACCAGTAATTGTTGATGCCTATTTTAAAGGTATCGAAATGGATGTAGAAAAAGCATATAAAGCCTGCGTTGAATCTGCAAAAGAAAAAGGCCGGCAAATTGATGAATATATGCATTTAGGATATGTGCCTACCGATGCGGAGGGCGAAAACTGGTCGGTATCTAAAACTTTGGAGTATGCCTACGACGATTGGTGTATTGCTCAATTTGCAAAAGCACTAAACAAACAAGCTGATTATAAATATTTCTTGAAAAGAGGAGAGAGCTGGAAAAATATTTATGATACAGAATCAACTTTCTTTCGCCCTAAAAATCATAAAGAAGAATTTGTATCGCCATTTGTACCTAAAGAGTATACTAATTATTTTTGTGAAAGTAATGCATGGCAATATTTCTGGTATGTTCCTCAGGATGTACCCGAGTTTATTGCTACAGTTGGAAAAGATAAGTTTACAGCTAAGCTGGATTCTATGTTTACTTATTATCCCGAAGCGAGCGATAAACTTCCAATTTTTAGTACCGGAATGATTGGACAATATGCTCATGGAAATGAACCAAGTCATCATGTAGCTTATTTATACAATTACATTGGCCAAGCTCATAAAACACAGGAAATGGTTCGTCGTATTATTAACACGCAATATACTACTAAACCAAATGGATATTGCGGAAACGAAGATTGTGGACAAATGTCGGCATGGTTGCTATTTTCATCAATGGGAATGTACCCTGTAAATCCAGCAAATGGTATTTATAATCTTACTTCACCATGGCTCGATAATGTAGTTCTTCATCTTCCAAATAATAATACATTTACTATATCAACAGAAAACCAGAGCGAAAAAAATCATTACATTAAAAAGATACTATTAAATGGAAATGAGTATAAGGAGTTAACAATTACCCATCAGCAGATTATGCAGGGAGGTAGCTTGCATTTTATACTTGGAGCAAAATAATCAGGTCTTACAAGCTGTATCTTTAAAAAGATACAGCTTTTTTTATCATTTATATATACACAATGAAATACTTAATATATTTTAGTTTATTGATTTTGTTAGGTTTAAGTGCTAATGCTCAAACTGTTGACTTGATGACTTACAATTTGCGTTACGATAATCCAAACGATGGAATTAATCGTTGGGATGTGAGAAAAAATAATGTAATTAATCTGATTGAAAAATGTAATCCTGATGTATTTGGAACGCAAGAAGGATTAAATCATCAGCTTGAATATTTAAATACAAACTTAAAGGCGTACACTTATGTTGGAGTAGGACGCGACGATGGAAAGAAGAAGGGGGAGTATTCTGCGATTTTTTATAAAAAAGATAAGTATAAAATATTGCAGCAATCAACATTTTGGTTGTCGGGTACACCCAATAAAATATCAATTGGTTGGGATGCAGTATTAGAGCGAATTTGTACTTATGCTCTTTTCGAAAATATAAAAACAGGAAATAAATTTTGGGTGTTTAATGCTCATTTTGATCATGTTGGTGAACAGGCGCAGTTTAACAGTTCACAATTAATAGTAAAGAAAATAAAACAATTAAACACTAAGAATTATCCTTCCGTTTTTATGGGAGATTTAAATTTAAAACCAGACACAAAGGCCATTCAATATTTAAGTTCAGAAATGCAAGATAGTAATTGTAAGAACACAAAAAATCCTAATATGGGAACTTTTAACGCTTTTAAACACAATAAAAAAGTTACCGATCGTATCGATTATATATTTATTGATAATAATTGTACAATCAAAAAAAGTAGGGTTGTCGATTGTAGGATGAATACACTTTATCCTTCTGATCATTTGCCAGTACTAGCAAAAGTGAAATTTAAAAAGCGATAGAAATTAAATTGATATTTTAATCGTATTTATATTTTATTATCTTAAGGTATACAAGTATCTTTATTATCAAT
This genomic interval from uncultured Marinifilum sp. contains the following:
- a CDS encoding endonuclease/exonuclease/phosphatase family protein, which produces MKYLIYFSLLILLGLSANAQTVDLMTYNLRYDNPNDGINRWDVRKNNVINLIEKCNPDVFGTQEGLNHQLEYLNTNLKAYTYVGVGRDDGKKKGEYSAIFYKKDKYKILQQSTFWLSGTPNKISIGWDAVLERICTYALFENIKTGNKFWVFNAHFDHVGEQAQFNSSQLIVKKIKQLNTKNYPSVFMGDLNLKPDTKAIQYLSSEMQDSNCKNTKNPNMGTFNAFKHNKKVTDRIDYIFIDNNCTIKKSRVVDCRMNTLYPSDHLPVLAKVKFKKR
- the xylE gene encoding D-xylose transporter XylE encodes the protein MTQTQSKGSLLFIIGITLVATLGGLLFGYDTAVISGATEALKVFFVTPLESDSALALQVLVEYKLIISLCFIIVSLLVSSFMFRMYGKQKGIIYSAIVIFVGIIIWYTQFWISVNELTENTLNSINGFTISSAIIGCVIGGSICGTISQKLGRKRGLILAAVLFTISAIGSSVPEMLNFFGTSTISAFIFYRIVGGIGVGIASMLSPMYIAEIAPAKYRGTLVSANQFAIVFGMLVVYFVNYAISLTGDINWLNETGWRYMFASETIPALLFLVMLYFVPESPRYLIMKSREKEAENILNKIVGTIKAPQLMTDIKESLKENNAPWLSFGGLIIVIGILLSVFQQFVGINVVLYYAAEIFRNMGNSTDTSLLQTILVGAINLIFTVLAIFTVDKFGRKPLMIIGGVGMGICMFALGTAFYMEQLGLVALFAMLGYVAFFAMSWGPVTWVLLSEIFPNSIRSAMSLAVAAQWMANMMVSWTFPMMNDNSWLTGMFNHGFSYWIYGAMGILSALFVWKIVPETKGKSLEDMQKLWKK
- a CDS encoding GH92 family glycosyl hydrolase: MRLLAVCLAMIGLFACSDKQAKSKKNLTQYVNPFVGTDGPGNTYPGAVAPFGMVQLSPDNGLPGWDRIAGYFWPDSTIAGFSHTHLSGTGAGDMYDILIMPMNSRFTESLTSEGDYRPYSKFSHDREEASPGYYKVDLLSSGITAELTTSKRVGFHRYTFPKDSASKIILDLGYKLNWDNPYDTKIIIENDSTISGYRKSNGWARDQHVYFTAQFSKAFKNIHLFEGESKAYGENVNAAKTKFVAEFPTSDKEQILIKVALSSASIVGAKKNLNAELNSWDFNAAVDQADQEWEKLLAQIEIEGSEYQKELFYTNLYHIYLTPSLHSDIDGMHKGADGKYHKAEGFDRYDTFSLWDTYRAAHPLYTILCPDKVEDFVKSFLAHYDETSLLPVWSMAGNETNMMIGYHAVPVIVDAYFKGIEMDVEKAYKACVESAKEKGRQIDEYMHLGYVPTDAEGENWSVSKTLEYAYDDWCIAQFAKALNKQADYKYFLKRGESWKNIYDTESTFFRPKNHKEEFVSPFVPKEYTNYFCESNAWQYFWYVPQDVPEFIATVGKDKFTAKLDSMFTYYPEASDKLPIFSTGMIGQYAHGNEPSHHVAYLYNYIGQAHKTQEMVRRIINTQYTTKPNGYCGNEDCGQMSAWLLFSSMGMYPVNPANGIYNLTSPWLDNVVLHLPNNNTFTISTENQSEKNHYIKKILLNGNEYKELTITHQQIMQGGSLHFILGAK
- a CDS encoding GntR family transcriptional regulator codes for the protein MKAFNFTPDSNSPVPKFQQLIQAFQDAISQKILKSGDVLPSVNQMCKECSLSRDTVFKAYAELKKRNVIESVPNKGYFVAGEITRVFLFLDTFKAYKEVLYDSFRKNLPDNVTVDLHFHHYNIDVFKNLLRESAGKYSKYIIMSFDNSEVAHTLKQLDPKKLLIVDWNINAEDKHLQIYQDFGQSVQDALQTGLEKINKYEHFCFVYPDYTYHPYETVEFFLRFCKANGIKHSIVTDSDAIDVKKKTVYLSVSDRAMVKILDKAREKKLEFGKDIGLISYNETPMKKYIDKGITVLSTDFYLMGKKMAEFITGSNAESYCVSTRLIERNSL
- a CDS encoding VOC family protein, with translation MKKRVTGIGGIFFKSKDPKASREWYNKHLGIQCPDEYGGMFEWRKTSKPEETGFTIWSPFEEKTEYFQPSQKDFMFNYRVENLEELLKVLKEEGVEIVGEMQEFEYGKFGWILDPEGNKIELWEPIEGSFSNMYKGKSTSE
- the xylA gene encoding xylose isomerase, whose protein sequence is MTILKGDKEYFPGIGKIAYEGPESKNPLAFRWYDENRVIAGKTMKEHLRFAVAYWHTFCGDGGDPFGPGSQKFPWGTEANAIDAAKSKMDAAFEFITKLGAPFYCFHDVDVVGDASVFEIEKRLATMVDYAKQKQADSGVKLLWGTANVFSNPRYMNGASTNPDFNVVANAGTQVKNALDATIALGGTGYVFWGGREGYMSLLNTNMKEELDHMAQFLTMARDYGRKNGFTGTFLIEPKPMEPSKHQYDFDSATVMGFLNKYGLADDFKINVEVNHATLAGHTFAHELQTCVDNNMLGSIDANKGDYQNGWDTDEFPTSIYETVEAMLPILENDGFTHGGINFDAKTRRNSTDLEDIFMAHIGGMDVFARALVIADKIRTESPYLQLKKDRYASFASGKGKAFANGELSLEDLRNIAKEVGEPAQISGKQEMLEQLINWYI
- a CDS encoding FGGY family carbohydrate kinase, whose amino-acid sequence is MYLLGLDIGSSSVKASLLDAETSKCLATDFFPKKEMAITAHELGWAEQDPQMWWDNLKQAIKSVMQTANIDKEMVKAIGISYQMHGLVCVDKDLQPVRSSIIWCDSRAVSLGDKAFSEIGKDKCLSHLLNSPGNFTASKLAWVKENEPDTYNKIYKIMLPGDFIALKLTGDVCTTVSGLSEGIFWDFKNQTISEDVLNQYGISKDLLPNIVDTFSNQGQVLPEIAEELGFSSTAIVSYRAGDQPNNALSLNVLKPGEVATTAGTSGVVYGLSDEIKYDPFSRVNSFAHVNHSNTNNRLGILLCINGTGIMNSWLNHNVAKGLSYAQMNEKAMEIPVGADGITILPFGNGAERVLNNREVGAQILNLNLNRHTDAHIYRAAQEGIAFSFFYGMEVMKEIGVKTKVIRAGHANMFLSPLFRETLSTVSGATIELYDTDGALGAARGAGYGAEIYSSLEEAFSGLEKISTIKPDEKIREEMQEAYMRWTKELQKNL